Proteins encoded by one window of Cloeon dipterum chromosome 2, ieCloDipt1.1, whole genome shotgun sequence:
- the cyst gene encoding rho guanine nucleotide exchange factor 18 isoform X5 codes for MLTTVAAAPRMHLLILKIYKCGHALCWGCCCKYGAAISAPFSQPNRSTVRWFRNQGRRTPLTAGAPEHPGQPPSGDEYHNSGDDSDEDVITDYLATTGASSSCEGAMAHQTSGPLVPIISVTPHSPASLQYPVLDDNIFQLHAIHECIQQMRETSAQAFNQQMLQLNQYSRLSVSCPTLNNDGNPEIDFTTSVSSSPTQQESSSQFGSAHNTPQGIPASTFRVNLEDIFTKRNGDEPKRRRSWTSLSDVNFNKKKKEPERQRSSISLSSMDSDQDDPFSDQPDVDATNSTMYLINNNNSTKLARPAANAKTRRASGTLSPVSSNLWNLGGQSTHSLNEEDLQNEFNKVVVVRGETERLLPARLPLQKSVSTPSIIAVRDVASENAAAAPADLNSETVHATILNPTDKHDFVCFVWHRRAGVQRPSGTESETEEDVPGDILMEVNISKLFPYPIKHASNYELHEAKQRKRGSIFFRKKKDKSKKTVHQWVAVSYGSPHGCDWCSKVLTNKPALYCENCAVTVHQTSCMDQIGECSKTKTTKSNLAKVAGGLGSHLPGTKMQGKRSLGTAPATNSNSQIINEEKEADHHHKHHGHHDNVSDETQLLHEFVNESPITAQDLDTDPFLGLHEDEPDSWTPTVGKEVTKRLKDKEIKRQEHIYEFILTEKTHCLTLRVMQKVFVEGMQKYFQLGNLVDRMFPRLMDLTEIHLSFLHKLRERQKSSAPVIDSIADIILEQFSGAEAAKLKSAYGEFCSRHRDAVDLYKDCVHQDTRLEAFCKHCQLNPLLKKKGIPECILFVTQRLTKYPLLIEPLIKTAKDNKPEQEKLSRALALVKEILVEVDAQVAEKEKEDRKLEIYNRIDAKSFTSYRGNKKFKKSDILSANRKLKFEGYATLMQGRNKMQLVLVIVLSDMLFFLLDNNNKYSFFTPDNKACVVSLQKLLVREKAGQDTRGIYLISSNPNEPEMFELKVIKPKDKLAWINAIRAAVQECPEEDEERPALGSEDNQSLLFYKQVQINQIIGVLRQKDLEQALILEEKMALQIKLLAASGHENLPDPPNYSQIVSEDADINAIWKEVCHAFHEMTQLASTLYASGTNLSRSVSSVGEHQSDAYVSPTLPKRAETFGGFDNANKEQLQSFLTKAFGKKQNQKEQATSASSIPEGKVASHKTPNERGLWNNFHLAPVPPGVVNANILALDGICELPHMMSLNQEQQLAAFNLSNYFYTILSLLANQMTTIDSLQATLSVIKQMQEDRKPVYRHNQQLEELRNLQDKLTQEREAWTRIKEAEERDLEERRTELVKMQERLNYEQADIIQQRETLHRRLEMLTSQNILISPNMPMMISANNADTSSGSCATDVESPSAPPSAATAASTPSPPADVRRKLDGKWKTQTQPPSNGSKSSLPPNLISATNMQKTGQGVQVKREKVKQQLPLKLAKLGSGLSSTSSSASLLQQQQTQSHGVQQMLPMKLSQGEGQGRVGMVGSPGSGYQRLSSNSFGPASVSPKEAGGGHAASAPTHVRTGSSPAMMQQHPVAVGATLPWANTEAKSNSKASPKSSEEEVIYF; via the exons ATGTTAACGACGGTGGCGGCGGCCCCGCGGATGCACTTGTTGATATTAAAGATTTACAAGTGCGGGCATGCGCTGTGCtggggctgctgctgcaaataCGGGGCAGCTATAAGCGCACCGTTTAGTCAGCCGAATCGATCCACCGTGCGGTGGTTCAGGAACCAAGGCCGTCGAACACCACTAACCGCGGGGGCCCCCGAACACCCAGGCCAGCCCCCCTCCGGAG ATGAATACCACAACAGTGGTGACGATAGTGACGAGGACGTGATCACCGATTACTTAGCAACCACGGGCGCCTCGTCGAGCTGCGAGGGAGCCATGGCTCACCAAACCTCGGGGCCGCTGGTGCCCATCATCAGCGTCACCCCTCACTCCCCAGCATCCTTGCAATACCCAGTTCTAG ATGACAATATATTCCAACTGCACGCCATTCACGAGTGCATTCAGCAGATGCGCGAAACGTCGGCTCAGGCATTCAACCAACAG ATGCTGCAGCTGAACCAGTATTCAAGGCTGAGCGTGTCATGCCCGACGCTGAACAACGATGGCAACCCAGAAATCGACTTCACAACGTCGGTAAGCTCATCTCCAACCCAGCAGGAGTCGAGCAGTCAGTTTGGTAGTGCTCACAACACACCACAAGGAATTCCTGCGTCTACCTTTAGAG TTAATTTAGAAGATATATTTACCAAGCGAAATGGAGATGAGCCAAAACGAAGGCGGAGTTGGACCTCATTGAGTgatgttaattttaacaagaaaaagaaGGAACCTGAAAGACAGAGGAG TAGCATCAGTTTGAGCAGTATGGACTCAGATCAAGACGACCCGTTCTCGGACCAACCAGACGTGGACGCCACCAACAGCACTATGTATTtgatcaacaacaacaacagcactAAGTTGGCTCGACCAGCGGCCAATGCGAAGACTAGGCGCGCCAGTGGCACTTTGAGCCCTGTCAGCAGCAATCTGTGGAACCTTGGCGGTCAGTCGACTCACTCGCTCAATGAAGAGGATCTTCAA AACGAGTTCAACAAAGTTGTCGTGGTGAGGGGCGAAACAGAGAGATTGTTACCAGCCAGACTTCCACTGCAGAAGTCTGTGTCGACTCCGTCGATCATAGCCGTGAGGGACGTGGCAAGTGAAAATGCCGCAGCGGCCCCAGCTGA CTTAAACTCTGAGACTGTGCATGCTACCATTCTGAATCCTACTGATAAGCATGA ttttgtttgttttgtttggcaCCGTAGAGCAGGGGTACAAAGACCAAGTGGCACCGAAAGCGAAACTGAGGAGGATGTGCCTGGTGATATTCTCATGGAGGTTAACATTAGCAAACTGTTTCCTTATCCTATCAA ACACGCTTCTAATTATGAGCTGCATGAGGCGAAGCAAAGAAAGAGAGGGAGCATTTTCTTCAGAAAGAAAAAG GACAAGTCTAAGAAAACTGTGCATCAATGGGTGGCTGTTTCGTATGGATCGCCACACGGCTGTGACTGGTGCTCGAAAGTTCTTACCAACAAACCAGCGCTATATTGCGAAA ATTGTGCTGTGACAGTGCATCAAACTTCATGCATGGATCAAATAGGCGAGTGCAGTAAAACAAAAACCACTAAA AGCAATCTTGCAAAAGTGGCTGGCGGTTTGGGCAGTCACCTACCTGGAACTAAGATGCAGGGCAAGCGCAGTTTGGGCACCGCGCCAGCGACAAACTCTAACAG CCAAATCATAAATGAGGAAAAGGAAGCTGACCACCATCACAAACACCATGGCCACCATGACAA cgtCTCAGATGAGACTCAGCTGTTGCATGAGTTTGTAAATGAAA GCCCCATCACTGCGCAGGACCTAGACACAGATCCCTTTTTAGGATTGCATGAAGATGAGCCGGATTCGTGGACGCCGACAGTGGGCAAGGAG GTTACGAAGCGGTTGAAGGACAAGGAAATCAAAAGACAGGAGCACATTTACGAGTTCATCCTGACGGAGAAGACCCACTGTCTGACCCTGCGGGTGATGCAAAAGGTGTTCGTTGAAGGAATGCAAAAGTACTTCCAGCTGGGCAACCTGGTTGACAGAATGTTTCCCCGGCTGATGGACCTGACTGAGATCCACCTGTCGTTCCTGCACAAGCTGCGAGAGAGACAGAAGTCGAGCGCGCCCGTGATTGATTCGATTGCTGACATCATCCTTGAGCAGTTTTCTGGAGCTGAGGCGGCCAAGCTGAAGTCAGCATATGGCGAGTTCTGCAGCAGGCACAG AGACGCGGTTGACTTGTACAAGGATTGTGTGCATCAGGACACGAGATTGGAAGCGTTTTGCAAACATTGCCAACTGAACCCGTTGTTGAAGAAGAAAGGAATCCCTGAGTGCATCTTGTTTGTGACACAAAGACTTACCAAGTACCCTCTTCTCATTGAACCACTCATCAAGACTGCCAAAGACAATAAGCCTGAGCAAGAGAAGCTCTCTAGGGCACTAGCCTTGGTTAAA GAAATCCTAGTTGAAGTTGATGCACAAGTAGCCGAGAAGGAGAAGGAGGACAGAAAACTGGAAATATACAACCGCATTGATGCTAAATCTTTTACCTCTTACAGAGGGAAtaagaaattcaaaaagtCAGACATCCTGTCAGCAAATAGAAAACTTAA ATTTGAAGGCTACGCGACACTGATGCAGGGGCGCAACAAGATGCAGCTCGTGCTGGTGATCGTGCTGTCTGACATGCTCTTCTTCCTGCTggacaacaacaacaagtACTCATTCTTCACGCCTGACAACAAGGCGTGCGTCGTGTCCTTGCAGAAGCTGCTGGTGCGCGAAAAGGCGGGCCAGGATACGCGCGGCATTTACCTGATCTCATCCAACCCTAACGAGCCCGAAATGTTCGAGTTGAAGGTGATCAAGCCCAAGGATAAGCTGGCGTGGATCAACGCTATCCGCGCCGCCGTCCAGGAATGTCCAGAGGAGGACGAGGAGCGGCCTGCCCTGGGCAGCGAGGATAATCAGAGTCTACTCTTCTACAAGCAGGTGCAGATTAACCAAATTATCG GCGTTCTGCGGCAAAAAGACTTGGAGCAGGCACTCATCCTAGAAGAGAAAATGGCCTTGCAGATTAAGCTCTTGGCCGCCTCTGGTCATGAGAACCTTCCCGATCCGCCAAACTACAGTCAAATCGTGTCTGAAGACGCCGACATCAACGCAATCTGGAAGGAAGTGTGTCATGCATTCCAT GAGATGACCCAGCTGGCGAGCACGCTCTACGCGTCAGGTACGAACTTGTCGCGCAGCGTAAGTTCAGTCGGCGAGCACCAGAGCGATGCCTATGTTTCTCCAACGCTACCTAAGCGCGCCGAGACTTTTGGCGGCTTCGATAACGCCAACAAGGAGCAGTTGCAGAGCTTTCTGACCAAAGCGTTTGGCAAGAAGCAGAATCAAAAGGAGCAGGCTACTTCCGCGTCTTCCATTCCTGAAGGAAAAGTTGCTTCACACAAGACTCCCAAC gagCGAGGGTTGTGGAACAACTTTCACCTGGCGCCTGTCCCACCTGGCGTGGTCAATGCCAATATTTTGGCTCTGGATGGAATCTGCGAGCTGCCTCACATGATGTCTCTGAACCAAGAGCAGCAGCTGGCTGCCTTCAATCTGTCTAACTACTTTTATACAATCCTTAGCCTACTTGCAAATCAAATGACTACCATAGATAG CTTACAAGCCACACTCTCAGTGATTAAGCAGATGCAGGAGGACCGAAAGCCGGTGTATCGGCACAACCAGCAGCTGGAGGAGCTGCGGAATCTGCAGGACAAACTGACGCAGGAGCGCGAGGCGTGGACGAGGATTAAGGAGGCAGAGGAACGCGATCTGGAGGAGCGCCGCACGGAGCTGGTCAAGATGCAGGAGCGGCTGAATTACGAGCAGGCCGACATCATCCAACAGCGGGAGACGCTTCACCGCCGCCTTGAGATGCTCACCAGCCAGAACATCTTAATCAGTCCCAATATGCCGATGATGATCTCGGCTAACAACGCTGACACCTCTAGTGGCAGCTGCGCCACCGACGTTGAGTCGCCCAGCGCGCCTCCTTCCGCAGCGACGGCCGCGTCGACGCCGTCGCCGCCCGCCGACGTACGGCGTAAACTGGACGGAAAGTGGAAGACACAGACGCAGCCGCCAAGCAACGGCTCCAAGAGCAGCCTGCCGCCCAACCTCATCAGCGCCACCAACATGCAGAAAACTGGCCAGGGCGTGCAGGTAAAACGCGAAAAA GTGAAGCAGCAACTGCCGTTGAAGCTGGCCAAGCTTGGCAGCGGGCTGAGCTCGACGTCGAGCAGCGCATCCctcctgcagcagcagcagactcAGTCACACGGCGTGCAGCAGATGCTGCCAATGAAGCTGAGCCAGGGCGAGGGTCAAGGGCGGGTGGGCATGGTCGGCTCGCCGGGCAGCGGCTACCAGCGGCTCAGCTCGAACAGCTTCGGCCCTGCGTCGGTCAGCCCGAAGGAGGCCGGTGGCGGCCACGCGGCCAGCGCGCCCACGCACGTGCGCACCGGCAGCAGTCCGGCCATGATGCAGCAGCACCCGGTCGCCGTCGGTGCCACGCTGCCCTGGGCCAACACTGAGGCGAAGAGTAACTCGAAGGCGTCGCCAAAATCCAGCGAGGAGGAGGTCATCTACTTCTAA